The Pseudomonas sp. IAC-BECa141 genome contains the following window.
GCCCCGCCACCGCGCTGCAACAGCAAACGGTGTGGCGCGAAATGATGATGCGGCTGTTGCAGCGTCACGCGGCGGTGCAAATCAACGGCAACCCCGGCAAGGAGCATCGCGCGGTGGCGATGGCCAAGGAGTTGCTGCACGCGCAACTGGCGGCGCCGCCCTCGCTGGAAGAACTGGCGGCGGCCGTGAACCTGTCACCCTTCCACTTCGCCCGGGTGTTCCGCCGCGCCACCGGCATGCCGCCGCACAGCTGGCTGATGCAGCAGCGGATCGCCTGTGCGCGGGGCTTGCTGCAGAGCGGCTGCGTGCCGGTGGAAGTCGCCGCGCAGCTGGGATTTGCCGACCAGAGCCATCTGAGCCGGCAGTTCAAACAGGTTTATGGTGTGGGGCCGGCGGCCTATCGCAGCGCGCGGCTGGGTCGCTGAGCGCTTATTCGCCCGTCGCGATACCGCGCGACGGCTCGTTGATCCACTCGCTCCACGATCCGGCATACAGCGAACCCAACGGGTAACCCGCCAGACACAGGGCGAACAGGTTGTGACACGCTGTCACCCCGGAGCCGCAGTAAGCCACCAGATCGGCCGGCGAACGCTCGCCGAGTTTCGCGGCGAAACGCTGCTTGAGCTGATCGGCCGGCAGGAAACGCCCGTCGCTGCCCAGATTGTCGGTGAACGCCGCGCACTGCGCGCCGGGAATGTGCCCGGCGATCGGGTCGATCGGTTCCACTTCACCCTTGAAGCGCGGCAACGCGCGGGCATCGAGCAGGGTCAGGGCCGGTTGGCCGAGGCGCTGCTGCAATTGCTCGGCGCTGAGCAGCAGGTTCATGTCCGGCTGGCCGCTGAAGTTGCCGCGGACCGCTGACGGTGGATCGAGGCTCAGCGGCAGCCCCGCCGCATGCCAGGCCTTGAGCCCGCCATCGAGAATGAACACGCCGTCGCGCTTGCCCAGCCACGCCAGCAACCACCAGGCCCGCGCCGCATAGGCGCCCGGGCCGTCGTCATACAGAACCACGTCACTGTCGTTGTTGATGCCGAAGGCTTGCAGGCGATCAATCAGCGCCGTCGGCTCCGGCAGCGGATGGCGACCGGTCACGCCTTTGGTCACCGGGCCGCTGAGGTCCCGCTCAAGATCGGCGAAATGTGCCCCGGCAATGTGCCCCTCGGCGTAGCTGCGCTGGCCGTAATCCGGGTCTTCGAGGGCAAAACGGCAATCGAGAATCACCAGCCCCGGCTGCGCCTTGCGGGCATCCAGGGCGGTCGGGCTGATCAGTTGCGCAATCGGCATAGCGAACGACTCCAGTGAGGAAATGGAATTACGGTCTCTCTTCGAGGGCCTGGGCCAGCGGCACGTAGAACTCTTCGAACAAGGCGTTGACCTCATCGCGGGCCTGCTCGGTGACGAACCCCGCTTCCAGCACCAGCACCTGATACACGCCACGTTTGATGGCCTGTTCGCTGAGGTGATTGGAATTTTCTCGGGTCGTGCACAGGAAGCGCACCCACGAGGTGAGGATGATCCACGCGTTGAGGGTCAGGGATTCGATCTGCACCCGGTCCATCTTCAGGATCCCGGCGGCAACGAAGCCTTCGTAGATCGCCGCGCCCTGGATCACGCAGCGCTGGGAGAAGCGCCGGTAACGCTCGGCCAGATCCGGATCGCTGTCGAGCAGATGCTCGAGATCGCGGTGCAGGAAACGGTAGCGCCACATCGCCGACAGCAATTCCTTGAGATAGAAACGCTTGTCTTCGACCGTCGCGGCCCGGCCCTGGGGCGGACGCAGGAAGCTGTCCACCAGGCTTTCGTACTCACTGAACAGCACGGCGATGATCGCCTGCTTGTTGGGGAAGTGGTAGTACAGATTGCCCGGAGAAATCTCCATGTGGGCGGCGATGTGATTGGTGCTGATGCTGCGCTCGCCCTGCTGATTGAACAGCTCGAGGCTGTTCTGCACGATGCGCTCGCTGGTTTTGATCCGTGGGGCCATGGCTTGAGCTTTAATTCAGAGTGCGTTGGGGGGCATCTTACGACCTAACCGGAACCGGATAAAACCAGGATGCGCAAGGAAGCCATTTGACTTTCTAGAGCATAGACTCTAAAAAGTTCGTCACAACAACATCTCCGGAGCTGACAATGACTGCCGATATTGCCTACCTGCAAACGCTGCAACAGCCGCTGGAAGAGCTCAATCGGCTGTTCGATGCGCAGCGTGCCGCCTACGCCGCCAACCCGATGCCGCCGGCGGCCCAGCGTCAGCAATGGCTCAAGGCCCTGCGCGATTTGTTGAGCAGCGAGCGGCAGGCCCTGATCGACGCCATCAGCTCCGACTTCAGCCACCGCAGCGCCGATGAAACCCTGCTCGCCGAACTGATGCCGAGCCTGCACGGCATTCACTACGCCAGCCGGCACATCAGCCAGTGGATGAAACCTTCGCGGCGCAAAGTCGGCGTTGCCTTCCAGCCGGCATCGGCGAAAGTCGTGTACCAGCCGCTTGGCGTGGTGGGCGTCATCGTGCCGTGGAACTACCCGCTGTTCCTGGCCATCGGCCCGTTGACCGGCGCCCTCGCGGCCGGTAATCGGGTGATGCTGAAACTCAGCGAATCGACCCCGGCCACCGGCCTGCTGCTCAAGCAACTGCTGGCGCGAATCTTCCCCGAGGATCTGGTGTGCGTGGTGCTCGGCGAGGCCGATGTCGGCGTGGCGTTTTCGAAGATGCGCTTCGATCACCTGCTGTTCACCGGCTCCACCAGCGTCGGCAGGCACGTGATGCGCGCGGCGGCAGAAAACCTGACCCCGGTGACGCTGGAGCTGGGCGGCAAATCCCCGGCCATCGTCTCCCACGACGTGCCGCTCAAGGACGCCGCCGAACGCATCGCCTTCGGCAAGACCCTCAATGCCGGCCAGACCTGCGTGGCCCCGGATTACGTGCTGGTGCCGGAAGCGCGCATCGGCGGTTTCGTCGAAGCCTATCGCCAGGCCGTGCGCGGGTTTTATCCGACACTCGCCGACAACCCGGACTACACCGCCATCATCAACGAGCGCCAACTGGCGCGACTGAACAGCTACCTCAGCGACGCCACCAGCAAGGGCGCGCTGCTGATTCCGCTGTTCGAGCAGGGCCAGGGCCGGCGCATGCCGCACAGCCTGCTGCTGAATGTCAGCGACGAGATGACGGTGATGCAGGACGAAATCTTCGGCCCGCTGTTGCCGATCGTGCCGTATCAGGATCTGGATCAGGCATTTGCTTACATCAATCAGCGGCCACGTCCTCTGGCTCTTTACTACTTCGGCTACGACAAACGCGAACAGAAGCGCGTGCTCAGCGAAACCCATTCCGGCGGCGTCTGCCTCAACGACACGCTGCTGCATGTGGCGCAGGACGACATGCCGTTCGGTGGCATCGGCCCGTCGGGCATGGGGCATTACCACGGGCACGAAGGTTTCCTGACGTTCAGCAAGGCCAAGGGCGTGCTGGTCAAACAGCGTTTCAACGCGGCGAAACTGATCTACCCGCCCTACGGCAAATCCATTCAGAAACTGATCCAGAAACTGTTCATTCGCTAACGTCACCGCCGGGTAATAACAACAATGCACCCAAGCCTGACCGAAACACCTGCCCTCTCGCGCCGTGGCCTGCTGAAATTCAGCCTGGGCGCCACGGCGTTCCTCGCCACCGCCGGGCTTGGTGCCAGCCTCAGCGGCTGTTCATCGAGCGTATCGGCCCACGGATTCACCACGCTGCGCAGCGGTGACCTGCTGTTTCTGCGCGCGCTGATTCCGGTAATGCTCGATGGCGCCGTCGCGGTGGAAAAGATGCCCGCCGCTGTCGATGGAACCCTGAAGTCGCTGGATTACAGCCTCGATCACCTGTCGCCGGAAATGCTCAAGCTCACCCGGCAACTGTTTGATGTGCTGGGCATGGCGGTGACGCGCGGGCCATTGACCGGAATCTGGGGCAGTTGGGAAAACGCCAGCCCCGAGGCGATCCGCCATTTCCTCGATCGCTGGGAAAACAGCTCGCTGAGCCTGCTGCGCATGGGCCACAGCTCATTGCTGCAAATGGTGATGATGGCCTGGTACACCCGCGCCGAATCCTGGGCCCATTGCGGTTACCCCGGCCCGCCCGCCGTTTGAGCCTGGCGCCCCACGCAAAACAATAATAAGAGAACCTGATCGATGCCCGTACCCGACCCGTTTCGCGAAGGCCTTGCCCGTGGCTGGAAAACCTACAACGGCGCGCAACTCAGCGATGACCTGACCCTGGCAACCGATGTCGCCATCATCGGCAGCGGCGCCGGCGGCGGCACCACCGCGGAAATCCTCAGTGCCGCCGGCTACAAAGTGCTGTTGATCGAAGAGGGTCCGCTCAAGACCAGCAGCGATTTCAAACTGCTGGAAGACCAGGCCTACAGCAGCCTCTATCAGGAAGGCACCGGCCGCATGAGCAAGGACGGCGCGATTACCATCCTTCAGGGCCGCGCGGTTGGCGGCACCACCCTGATCAACTGGACATCGAGCTTTCGCACGCCGGAGCCGACCCTCGAACACTGGGCCAAAGAACACAACGTCAAAGGCCACAGCCCCGCCGACATGGCACCGTGGTTCGAGAAAATGGAGCAGCGCCTCGGCGTCGCCTCGTGGAGGGTGCCGCCCAACGCCAACAACGACGTGATCCGCAAAGGCTGCGAACAGCTCGGCTACAGCTGGCACGTGATTCCGCGCAACGTGCGCGGCTGCTGGAACCTCGGTTACTGCGGCATGGGCTGCCCGACCAACGCCAAGCAGTCGATGATGGTCACGACCATTCCGGCAACGCTGGAAAAGGGCGGCGAACTGCTCTATCTGGCCCGGGCCGAAAAACTGTTGATCAACGGCGACAAGGTCACCGGGCTGCAGTGTGTGGCGATGGACGAACGCTGCGTCGAGCCGACCGGACGCACGATCACCGTCAAGGCGCGGCATTACGTGCTGGCCGGCGGCGGGATCAACAGCCCGGCGCTGCTGATGCGTTCGGATGCACCGGATCCGCACAAACGCCTGGGCAAGCGCACCTTCCTGCATCTGGTGAACATGTCCGCCGGGCGTTTCGACGAAGTGATAAACCCGTTCTACGGTGCGCCGCAGTCGATCTATTCGGATCATTTCCAGTGGAAGGACGGCACCACCGGCCCGATGGCTTACAAGCTTGAAGTGCCGCCGCTGCACCCGGCGCTGGCTGCCACATTGCTCGGCGGGTTCGGTCAGGAAAGTGCGCAACACATGGCGGACCTGCCGCACACCCACGCGATGCTGGCCCTGCTGCGTGACGGTTTTCACCCGGACAGCCAGGGCGGCAGCGTCGAGCTGCGCGGTGACGGCTCGCCGGTACTCGACTATCAGGTTTCGCCTTACGCCTGGGAGGGTTTGCGTCGCTCCTTCCACAGCATGGCCGAGATCCAGTTCGCCGGCGGCGCCAAAGCAGTGATGCCGATGCACGCTGATGCGCGCTACGTGAACAGCCCGGCCGAGGCCCGCTCGTTGATCGACAGCCTGAGTCTGCAGTTGTATCGCACCCGCCTGGGCAGTGCCCACGTCATGGGCGGCTGCGCGATGGGCGAAGACCCGAAAACCGCCGTCACCGACAGCCTCGGCCGCCATCATCAACTGCGCAATCTGTCGATTCATGACGGCTCGCTCTTTCCCACCAGCATCGGCGCCAACCCGCAGTTGTCGGTCTACGGTCTGACGGCGCAACTGGCGACATCCCTCGGCGAACGGCTGAGAAACCCGTGAAAAAGACGAAAATTCCGATCGTCTATAGTGCTTTCTTACCCAACAGGCGACTTTCCCGACCGGGACGGCTGCGATACCATCCGACTCCCCAACGGATTCCCGCCAGGACGACGCGATGAACCGAGTGTTGTACCCAGGTACCTTCGACCCTATTACCAAGGGCCATGGCGATCTGGTCGAACGCGCCTCGCGCCTGTTCGACCACGTGATCATCGCCGTCGCCGCCAGCCCCAAGAAGAATCCGCTGTTCCCGCTGGAACAACGGGTCGAGCTGGCCCGCGAGGTCACCAAACACCTGCCGAACGTGGAAGTGGTCGGCTTCTCGACGCTGCTGGCGCATTTCGCCAAGGAACAGAACGCCAACGTGTTCCTGCGTGGCCTGCGCGCGGTGTCGGACTTCGAATACGAATTCCAGCTGGCCAACATGAACCGCCAGTTGGCCCCGGATGTGGAGAGCCTGTTTCTCACCCCGTCCGAGCGTTATTCGTTCATTTCCTCGACCCTGGTGCGGGAAATCGCGGCCCTGGGCGGCGATATCAGCAAGTTCGTCCACCCGGCGGTGGCCGAAGCCCTGACCCTGCGCTTCAAGAAGTAACGACCGTTCAAACGGCGCCCGCGTGCACTACGGGCGCCAATGCGGCACAATTGCGCGCATTGATTCATAGCGCCCGGGCTCCCCGCCCCGGCTGGAGTTAGCATGTCCCTGATCATCACCGACGATTGCATCAACTGCGACGTCTGCGAACCCGAGTGTCCGAACGCCGCCATTTCTCAAGGCGAAGAGATCTACGTGATCGACCCGAACCTGTGCACCCAGTGCGTCGGCCACTACGACGAGCCACAGTGTCAGCAGGTCTGCCCGGTGGATTGCATTCCACTGGACGAAGCCCATCCGGAGACTGAAGAACAGTTGATGGAGAAGTACCGCAAGATCACCGGCAAGGCCTGAGTTTCTGACCGTGATCGCAGCAGCAGGCTGCGATCACGTCATTCACGCTGTTCGAATCCCTCTCCAGTGCAGCCCAGGCAACGCACGAACGCCGCTTTCGCCGGCGCCACCACCAGCGCCTCTCCCGCATCGCCAATCCCGCCACCCAGCGCGGTGAACGGCAACGACACAACGAACGCCCCGGCACCGATCACCGTCGCCACCACCAGTAACGGACGGGCAATCAGCAGATCGCCGAGCATGGCGTAGGCCGGTGGATTCTGGATGGCGTAACGAGGATCGCCGCTGCCGCCTTCCGCGGCCTGAATGGTCAGGCTGAAGCACAGCAGCAGGGCGACGATGAGGGTTTGCAAGGACTTCATGGCACGATCCTTCGGGCTGAACAGTGAGACAACTCACTATAGACCGTAGGCGTTTTTCGGACGTCCAGCTCAGCTTTGGCAGCGCGGGCACCAGACGCTGGCGCGCTGGCCGAGCTTCATTTCCCGCAAGCCTGTGCCGCAGACCTTGCAGTGCTCGCCACCGCGACCGTAGACAAACAGCTCCTGCTGGAAATACCCCGGCTGCCCGTCGCCACCGATGAAATCACGCAACGTGGTGCCGCCGCGCTCGATGGCAGCAGCGAGGATGCGCTTGATCTCGATCGCCAGCTTCAAATACCGCGCCCGGGAAATGCCTTTGGCTTCACGGCGCGGATCGATACCGGCGGCGAACAGTGCTTCGGTCGCGTAGATATTGCCGACCCCCACCACCACCGCGTTATCCATGATGAACGGTTTGACCGCCATCGAGCGCCCGCGCGACAGCTGATACAACCGCTCGCCATCGAACAGATCGGTCAACGGCTCAGGGCCCAGACGGATCAGCAACTCGTGATTGAGCGGGTCATTGCTCCACAGCATCGCGCCGAAACGTCGCGGATCGGTGTAGCGCAAGGCCAGTCCGGAATCCAGTTCGATATCGACATGCTCATGCTTGGCCGCCGGCATCCCGACCTCAACCAGCCGCAAGTTGCCGGACATGCCCAAGTGGCTGATCAGCGTACCGGCCTCGGCGTTGATCAGCAGATACTTGGCGCGTCGCTCGACCAGCACGATGCGCTGCCCGGACAGCCGCACATCGAGGTCTTCGGGAATCGGCCAGCGCAGCCGCCGGTCCCGCACGATCACCCGGCTGACGCGCTGGCCTTCCAGGTGCGGGGCGATGCCGCGACGGGTGGTTTCGACTTCCGGCAGTTCAGGCATGGATTCCTCGAATCATCAGCTTCTCTAATCAGTGCGCGCCAAGTTCGCGGATCGTCTGCTTCAACGTTTCGAAGTCGTAATCCGAGAGGCCGATGTACTCAAGCACCAGCGGCCCGACAGCCTGCCATTCGAAGTCTTCGGTCTGGTTGCCCAGCACCCGGTACGACGCACAGATGTGCTCGGCCATCTTCAGGATCGCCAGCAGGTTCTTCATCTGACTGTTGCGCGAGGTCTCGTCGCTGAAGATCGCCAGGGCATTGTGGTGGTTGGCGATGGCCGCGCTGACATGTTCCGGCAGGCGCCAGGACTTGGCGGTGTAATAACCGACCACCGAGTGATTGGTGTTGTAGACATCGTTCTCGGTATCCACGACCCGGCGCTCGGCACTCGCGTTGGCGTAGGCCTTTTCGAGCGTCGTCATGTAATCCGGGAAACGCTGAAGCATCAGCGGCACGCCGCAGTCGTGGAACAGACCCAAGGCGTAAGCCTCGTCGCTCGCCTCGGTGCCGACGCGCTTGGCCAGGGTCAGGCAGGTCATGGCCACGTCCTGGGCGGTGTCCCAGAAACGGTTCAGGGTGACGATGGTGTCGTCGTTCATCTCGCCCTTGATCGACATGGCATTGATCAGATTGATGATCGAACGGCTGCCCAGCAGGTTCACCGCGCGCTTGATCGAGGTGATCTTGTTGCTCAGGCCGTAATACGGCGAGTTGACGATTTTCAGCAGCGAGCCGGAAAGGCCGGGATCCTGGGAGATCAGCTTGGCGATCGTCTCCAGGTCCGGGTCGGGCATGTATTGCTCCATTTGCAGATCCACCATGATCTGCGGCTGCGCGGGCACGCTGATGCCTTGCAGGGACTGTTGAATCTGTTCGGTGGTCAGCTCTTGGGACATAAGTACACACTCTGGGACAGGCGGCGATTCTAACCTCTAAAAACCGCCGCACGACACACCAGTGGGCAATTCGCAGGAACTTTCACTTTTGCCCGGCCTTCGGAATCTGTAGTGCCTGGAACAGTTCTCGATCTGTCCCGGGCTGTAATCCCAACAGACTCAGGAGCTTAACGATGGCAAATTCTCTCGGCAGCAAGCGCGTCGCTTTTCTGGTAACCGATGGTTTCGAGCAAGTTGAACTGACCGGTCCCAAAAACGCACTCGAGCAGGCTGGAGCGCAGGTTGACATCCTCTCTGCCGAAACCGGCAGCGTCAAAGGCTGGAACCACGATAAACCTGCGGACGATTTCAAGGTCGACCAGACTTTCCAGGGCGCAAGCATCGATCAGTACGACGCCGTGGTGCTCCCGGGCGGCGTGCAGAACTCTGACACCATCCGCATCGACCAGGACGCGCAACATCTGGTCAAGACCGGTGCCTCCGCCGGCAAACCGATCGCGGTGATCTGTCACGGCAGCTGGCTGTTGATTTCGGCCGGGCTGGTCAATGGCAAGACCATGACCAGCTACAAGACCGTCAAGGACGATCTGGTCAACGCGGGGGTGAACTGGGTCGATCAGGAAGTCGTAAAAGACGGCAACCTGATCAGCAGCCGCCAACCGGACGATATTCCGGCATTCAGCAAAGCGCTGATTGACGCGCTGTCGGCATAGAGCACAGGCGAGTGGACACGGGAGCGGGCCTGCTTGCGATGAGGCCCGCCGCGTTTCATCGCACGCCAAACCCGGCATAAGGCGCAACACGGTATACTCCCGCTCTTTTTTCCGGAGCGACGTCATGTCCCTGCCTAGCTTGCGCCTCAAAGCCAACGCCGACCGTCGCCTGCGCGCCGGTCACTTGTGGATCTACAGCAACGAAATCGACGTGGCCGCGACCCCGTTGCACGGCTTCAAGGCCGGCGACCAGGCGATCCTCGAAGCCGCCGGCGGCAAGCCGCTGGGCATCGTTGCCATGAGCCCGAACAACCTGATCTGCGCCCGCCTGCTGTCGCGCGACATCAAGCTGCCGCTGGACAAGTCGCTGCTGGTGCATCGCCTCAACGTGGCCCTGTCGCTGCGCGAGCGCCTGTTCGACAAACCGTTCTATCGTCTGGTCTACGGCGATTCCGACCTGCTGCCGGGTCTGGTGGTCGACCGTTTCGGCGACATCCTCGTGGTGCAACTCGCTTCGGCGACCATGGAAGCCCATAAAGATGACGTGATCGCGGCGCTGACCCAAGTGCTCAAGCCAAGCGGCATCCTGTTCAAGAACGACTCCGCTGCCCGCGATGCCGAAGGCCTCGAGCGTTACACCGAAACCGTCTTCGGCGTGGTGCCGGAGTGGGTAGCACTGGAAGAGAACGGCGTGAAATTCGAAGCACCCGTCGTTCAAGGTCAGAAAACCGGCTGGTTCTACGATCACCGCATGAACCGCGCCCGCCTGGCCCCTTACGCCAAGGGCAAGCGCGTGCTGGACCTGTACAGCTACATCGGTGGCTGGGGCGTGCAGGCCGCCGCATTCGGCGCCAGCGAAGTGTTCTGCGTCGACGCATCGGGCTTCGCCCTCGACGGCGTTGAGCGCAACGCCGCACTGAACGGTTTCGCCGACAAGATGACCTGCATCGAAGGCGACGTCTTCGAAGCCCTGAAGGAACTCAAGGCCGGCGAAGAGCGCTTTGACGTGATCGTTGCCGACCCGCCTGCGTTCATCAAACGCAAGAAAGACCTGAAAAACGGTGAAGGCGCCTACCGTCGCCTGAACGAGCAAGCCATGCGCCTGCTCAACAAGGACGGCATCCTGTTCAGCGCTTCGTGCTCGATGCACCTGCCGGAAGACGATCTGCAGAACATCCTGCTGACCAGCGCCCGTCACCTGGACCGCAACATCCAGCTGCTGGAGCGCGGCGGTCAGGGCCCGGATCATCCGGTACACCCGGCCATCCCGGAAACCCGCTACATCAAGAGCATCACCTGCCGCCTGCTGCCGAACAGCTGACAGATCCACGGCATTGACGCTATCGAAAGGGGAGCCCACGGGCTCCCCTTCTTTTTGTCTTTGATTTTGCTTTCCTACATTTATCTTCCTACCAACGTGCAGGATATTTCCGCAAATACTTTATTTACTGAAATTTAACTTACATAACCAGTTCCAGCCAAAGATCACTCCGACAAAATTACTGGATTATTCCTACTTAATATTTGCTTGCGATTAATCCATTACAAACTATTATTAAGTCGTCACCACGGAGGTGACACCAACTAATCCAAGTAACAATGAACAAGGAGTTCAATCATGAAAGCAATCACTCTGGAATCCCGCACCCTCGCAAACCTGGCTTTTCTGGTCGCACCTAAAGCCCGTTAAATAAGGTGGGCGCTGGGTATAGCCGGCTACCCAGCGCCTCTGACAAAGCAACTATCCAGAGCAGCGTGTCCCAACATGCATATAAACCCT
Protein-coding sequences here:
- a CDS encoding AraC family transcriptional regulator, which produces MSDRGESIRFWQAAPLAGVELLTARYIEHRFAPHVHDGYVIGMIMAGAQRYRYRGAEHLAGSGTLVLINPDELHTGHKGTEDGWLYRAFYPDTGKIVSLLEELELPTAPMPAFGATLYRDPDLVTGFSQLHRLLESPATALQQQTVWREMMMRLLQRHAAVQINGNPGKEHRAVAMAKELLHAQLAAPPSLEELAAAVNLSPFHFARVFRRATGMPPHSWLMQQRIACARGLLQSGCVPVEVAAQLGFADQSHLSRQFKQVYGVGPAAYRSARLGR
- a CDS encoding sulfurtransferase; amino-acid sequence: MPIAQLISPTALDARKAQPGLVILDCRFALEDPDYGQRSYAEGHIAGAHFADLERDLSGPVTKGVTGRHPLPEPTALIDRLQAFGINNDSDVVLYDDGPGAYAARAWWLLAWLGKRDGVFILDGGLKAWHAAGLPLSLDPPSAVRGNFSGQPDMNLLLSAEQLQQRLGQPALTLLDARALPRFKGEVEPIDPIAGHIPGAQCAAFTDNLGSDGRFLPADQLKQRFAAKLGERSPADLVAYCGSGVTACHNLFALCLAGYPLGSLYAGSWSEWINEPSRGIATGE
- a CDS encoding TetR/AcrR family transcriptional regulator; this encodes MAPRIKTSERIVQNSLELFNQQGERSISTNHIAAHMEISPGNLYYHFPNKQAIIAVLFSEYESLVDSFLRPPQGRAATVEDKRFYLKELLSAMWRYRFLHRDLEHLLDSDPDLAERYRRFSQRCVIQGAAIYEGFVAAGILKMDRVQIESLTLNAWIILTSWVRFLCTTRENSNHLSEQAIKRGVYQVLVLEAGFVTEQARDEVNALFEEFYVPLAQALEERP
- a CDS encoding coniferyl aldehyde dehydrogenase, with the protein product MTADIAYLQTLQQPLEELNRLFDAQRAAYAANPMPPAAQRQQWLKALRDLLSSERQALIDAISSDFSHRSADETLLAELMPSLHGIHYASRHISQWMKPSRRKVGVAFQPASAKVVYQPLGVVGVIVPWNYPLFLAIGPLTGALAAGNRVMLKLSESTPATGLLLKQLLARIFPEDLVCVVLGEADVGVAFSKMRFDHLLFTGSTSVGRHVMRAAAENLTPVTLELGGKSPAIVSHDVPLKDAAERIAFGKTLNAGQTCVAPDYVLVPEARIGGFVEAYRQAVRGFYPTLADNPDYTAIINERQLARLNSYLSDATSKGALLIPLFEQGQGRRMPHSLLLNVSDEMTVMQDEIFGPLLPIVPYQDLDQAFAYINQRPRPLALYYFGYDKREQKRVLSETHSGGVCLNDTLLHVAQDDMPFGGIGPSGMGHYHGHEGFLTFSKAKGVLVKQRFNAAKLIYPPYGKSIQKLIQKLFIR
- a CDS encoding twin-arginine translocation pathway signal protein — its product is MHPSLTETPALSRRGLLKFSLGATAFLATAGLGASLSGCSSSVSAHGFTTLRSGDLLFLRALIPVMLDGAVAVEKMPAAVDGTLKSLDYSLDHLSPEMLKLTRQLFDVLGMAVTRGPLTGIWGSWENASPEAIRHFLDRWENSSLSLLRMGHSSLLQMVMMAWYTRAESWAHCGYPGPPAV
- a CDS encoding GMC family oxidoreductase codes for the protein MPVPDPFREGLARGWKTYNGAQLSDDLTLATDVAIIGSGAGGGTTAEILSAAGYKVLLIEEGPLKTSSDFKLLEDQAYSSLYQEGTGRMSKDGAITILQGRAVGGTTLINWTSSFRTPEPTLEHWAKEHNVKGHSPADMAPWFEKMEQRLGVASWRVPPNANNDVIRKGCEQLGYSWHVIPRNVRGCWNLGYCGMGCPTNAKQSMMVTTIPATLEKGGELLYLARAEKLLINGDKVTGLQCVAMDERCVEPTGRTITVKARHYVLAGGGINSPALLMRSDAPDPHKRLGKRTFLHLVNMSAGRFDEVINPFYGAPQSIYSDHFQWKDGTTGPMAYKLEVPPLHPALAATLLGGFGQESAQHMADLPHTHAMLALLRDGFHPDSQGGSVELRGDGSPVLDYQVSPYAWEGLRRSFHSMAEIQFAGGAKAVMPMHADARYVNSPAEARSLIDSLSLQLYRTRLGSAHVMGGCAMGEDPKTAVTDSLGRHHQLRNLSIHDGSLFPTSIGANPQLSVYGLTAQLATSLGERLRNP
- the coaD gene encoding pantetheine-phosphate adenylyltransferase, which encodes MNRVLYPGTFDPITKGHGDLVERASRLFDHVIIAVAASPKKNPLFPLEQRVELAREVTKHLPNVEVVGFSTLLAHFAKEQNANVFLRGLRAVSDFEYEFQLANMNRQLAPDVESLFLTPSERYSFISSTLVREIAALGGDISKFVHPAVAEALTLRFKK
- a CDS encoding YfhL family 4Fe-4S dicluster ferredoxin, with amino-acid sequence MSLIITDDCINCDVCEPECPNAAISQGEEIYVIDPNLCTQCVGHYDEPQCQQVCPVDCIPLDEAHPETEEQLMEKYRKITGKA
- a CDS encoding multidrug transporter, with product MKSLQTLIVALLLCFSLTIQAAEGGSGDPRYAIQNPPAYAMLGDLLIARPLLVVATVIGAGAFVVSLPFTALGGGIGDAGEALVVAPAKAAFVRCLGCTGEGFEQRE
- the mutM gene encoding bifunctional DNA-formamidopyrimidine glycosylase/DNA-(apurinic or apyrimidinic site) lyase encodes the protein MPELPEVETTRRGIAPHLEGQRVSRVIVRDRRLRWPIPEDLDVRLSGQRIVLVERRAKYLLINAEAGTLISHLGMSGNLRLVEVGMPAAKHEHVDIELDSGLALRYTDPRRFGAMLWSNDPLNHELLIRLGPEPLTDLFDGERLYQLSRGRSMAVKPFIMDNAVVVGVGNIYATEALFAAGIDPRREAKGISRARYLKLAIEIKRILAAAIERGGTTLRDFIGGDGQPGYFQQELFVYGRGGEHCKVCGTGLREMKLGQRASVWCPRCQS
- a CDS encoding HDOD domain-containing protein encodes the protein MPAQPQIMVDLQMEQYMPDPDLETIAKLISQDPGLSGSLLKIVNSPYYGLSNKITSIKRAVNLLGSRSIINLINAMSIKGEMNDDTIVTLNRFWDTAQDVAMTCLTLAKRVGTEASDEAYALGLFHDCGVPLMLQRFPDYMTTLEKAYANASAERRVVDTENDVYNTNHSVVGYYTAKSWRLPEHVSAAIANHHNALAIFSDETSRNSQMKNLLAILKMAEHICASYRVLGNQTEDFEWQAVGPLVLEYIGLSDYDFETLKQTIRELGAH
- a CDS encoding type 1 glutamine amidotransferase domain-containing protein, coding for MANSLGSKRVAFLVTDGFEQVELTGPKNALEQAGAQVDILSAETGSVKGWNHDKPADDFKVDQTFQGASIDQYDAVVLPGGVQNSDTIRIDQDAQHLVKTGASAGKPIAVICHGSWLLISAGLVNGKTMTSYKTVKDDLVNAGVNWVDQEVVKDGNLISSRQPDDIPAFSKALIDALSA
- a CDS encoding class I SAM-dependent rRNA methyltransferase translates to MSLPSLRLKANADRRLRAGHLWIYSNEIDVAATPLHGFKAGDQAILEAAGGKPLGIVAMSPNNLICARLLSRDIKLPLDKSLLVHRLNVALSLRERLFDKPFYRLVYGDSDLLPGLVVDRFGDILVVQLASATMEAHKDDVIAALTQVLKPSGILFKNDSAARDAEGLERYTETVFGVVPEWVALEENGVKFEAPVVQGQKTGWFYDHRMNRARLAPYAKGKRVLDLYSYIGGWGVQAAAFGASEVFCVDASGFALDGVERNAALNGFADKMTCIEGDVFEALKELKAGEERFDVIVADPPAFIKRKKDLKNGEGAYRRLNEQAMRLLNKDGILFSASCSMHLPEDDLQNILLTSARHLDRNIQLLERGGQGPDHPVHPAIPETRYIKSITCRLLPNS